DNA sequence from the Brevundimonas sp. NIBR10 genome:
TGCGCTCTCGGAGCCTCCTACGGCGGATACATGATCAACTGGATCGCCGGAAAATGGTCCGACGAATTCAAATGCCTGGTCAACCACGACGGCGTCTTCGACATCAACGGCATGGCCTATGGCACCGAGGAGCTGTGGTTCACCGAATGGGAATACGGCGGCACCCAGTACGACAACCCGCGCGGCTATGATCGCTTCAACCCGATCAATCACGTCAAGGACTGGGAGACGCCTATGCTGGTCGTCCAGGGCGACCGCGACTTCCGCATCCCGACGTCACAGGGACTGTCGACCTTCACGGCCCTGCAACGGCGCGGCATCGAGAGCCGGTTGGTGGTCTTCCCCGACGAGAACCACTGGGTGCTGAAACCCGCCAACAGCCTGCAATGGCATAATGAGGTCTTCGGCTGGCTGGACCGGTACCTGAGCCCCGCCGAATAGGGCCGTCGCGACGGACAAGGAAAAGGCCGCGGTGCGAACCGCGGCCTTTTTGCTGTCTGCTGGTCGGGGCGATCAGCGCGCGGCGGCGTAGCTCGACATGGCCTGGACCAGGCGACCGTGCTCACGCGCAGTCATGCAGCGGGGGGCCGACCATTGCTGGCCGGTGGCGCGGGCCGACAGGACCTGATCGGCGGTGACGAAGACCGGACGCTGGCCGTGTTCGCGGCGGAAGGCGCTGACGGTTGCGGGCGTGGCGTCGCACATCATCACCACACGTTGCGGGGTCGGCGCGCTGCGGGTCTGGGCGTCACCGGCGAGGGCGGGGGCCGCCGAGGCCAGCATCAGGGCGGCGACGGTCGTGATGGCGGTCATCTTGTTCATTTTTTGGGTCCTCCCGGCACGAGAATACGTCTGGGTTCGGAGGATAATGCGCCGATCTTCGCTTCTGTAAAGATGGCGCGACAACAAAGTGACATGAGGACGACATTTGCTCCTGTCACGGAGCGTTAATGAAGCGCGGCCGACGGAATCTTTGCGGTCCATGGCGCCACATGGGAGCATGGCGCGTTGAAGGGGGTCGCACCGGAACCCGCGCTTGCCAAACCGAATGATTTCAAGGCTGAAGGATGCGCTGTCATGGGACCGCGTGCGTACACGCGCCCTGGTTCCGGCGGGTGCCAGGGCCGGCGAATGGCGCGATTGGGTCAAGGCCAACGACCCGGTCTACACCAGCTTTCGCCGCCCCGGCCTAACAGAAAAAGTCGCAGGCGGCGTCTTCCTCGTTCTGGTCGCGGCCATCGTGATCTTCCTGCTGCTGTTCGACTGGAACTGGCTGCGCGGGCCGATCGGGCGCTGGGCCTCGGTGAAGTATGATCGCGAGGTCGCGCTCCAGGGCGATCTGGACGTGCGTCTGTTCAGCTGGACGCCGTCGGTGATCATCAACGATCTCAAGTTCGGCGGGCCCGCCTGGTTCAGGGATACGGACACCGCCAACGTCGGTCGGATCGAGGCCTCGGTGCGGCTGCGCAAGCTGCTGGGCGGTCAGATCGAGATGCCGTTGCTGGCCATCGACCGGGCCGAGGTCAATCTGATCGCCACCGAAGACGGCAGGCAGAGCTGGGATCTCGAACCCGACAAGCCCGACGACGGCGAGGGTGCGAAACTGCCGGTGATCCAGCGCCTGGTTATCTCGGGCGGGCATATCGTGCTGGACGAGCGCAAGCGCGGCCTCACCCTGGACGCCACGGTCAATGCCCGCGAGACGGCGAATGACGGCGACGCCGGGTTCGTGCTGGACGGCAAGGGCGCGATCAACCGCTCGCCCCTGACGCTGCGCATCGAGGGCGGCCCCTTCATCAATATCCGCCGTGACCGGCCCTATCATTTCACCGCCGATCTTGCCGGTGCGGGATCACGGCTGACGGCCGACGGTTCGGTGACCCGGCCGTTCGACCTGGGTCAGGTCCAGGCGACCCTGACCCTGCAGGGCCAGGACCTCGCGAATCTGTACCAGCTGGTCGGCATCGCCCTGCCCAACACGCCGCGCTACCGGATCTCTGGCGCACTCAAGCGCGACGACAGTCACTGGACCTTCAACGACTTCAGCGGCCAGGTCGGGGCCTCGGACCTGTCGGGCGACATTTCCGTGGAGACCCAGGGCCGCCTCAAGGTCCAGGCCCAGCTGGCGTCCCAGCGGCTCGACATCAACGACCTCACGGCCATCCTGGGCGCAAAGACCCAGACCAGCGCCTCGGGCGACAACACCACGACCGTGTCGTCCGGCGTGCCCGGCAAGCTGCTGCCCGACGCGACCCTCGCCGTGGATCGGCTGCGGACGATGGACGGAACCCTGACCTACCGGGCCGCCTCGGTGAAGGCCAACGACCTGGATATCCGGGCCGTGCGGCTGGGTGCCGATCTGGAGGCGGGTATCCTGAACCTCGATCCGGTCGCCTTCACCTTCAATCGCGGCTCGCTGAACGGCACCGCCCGGATCAATGCCACGCGCGACATCCCCTATTCGGCCATCGACTTCCGGCTGTCAGGCTATCCGCTGCAGTCGATCGTGCCGGTGACGAACGGGTCCAGCCCGATCAGTGGCCTGGCGCTCGGCCGGGCTCGGCTGGAGGGGCCGGGGGCCTCGATCCATCGGTTCGCGGCCAACTCCAAGGGATCGATCAGCCTGGTCGTCCCGAACGGCGAGATGCGCTCGGCCTTCGCCGAACTGCTCGGCGTCAACGCCTCGGCGGGGCTGCTCAGACTGCTGAGGGGGGATCAGGGCCGGTCGCCGATCCGCTGCGCCGTCGCCGACTTCAACGTCTCGGGCGGCGTGGCCCGGGCCCAAACCCTGGTCATCGATACCGATGTGGTCCTGGCCAAGGGGTCGGGCACGATCAACCTGGGCGACGAGACCCTGAACCTGCGCATCGACGGCGAGTCCAAGAAGCCCCGCCTGCTGCGCCTGTGGACACCCATCAACGTCACCGGCCCCCTGGCCCAGCCCCGGATCGGCGTCGATGTCGGACAGATGGTGGCGCAGGGCGGGCTGACGGCCGTGCTGGGGGCGGTGGTCGCGCCGGTCGCGGCCCTGTTCGCCTTCGTCGATCCTGGCCTGGCCAAGGACGCCAACTGCGGTGCCCTGATCGCCGGGGCACGGTGATTGCGGACAGGATTGAGCCGAACGGCCGGTTCGTGCGTATCTGATCGCATCGCTTTCGGACTTCAGGATTCCATGACCCGTAGAGGTATCTTCGCCGGCCTCGGCGCCGTGTCGCTGGGCGGGCTGGTGGCGGCCTGTTCGCCGCTGGGCATGCTCAACACCCTGGGCCCACGGGACCGGGGCGTGCGCCGGATCGCCCGCGACCTCAGCTATGGTGACGATCCGCGCCAGAGGTTCGACCTCTACGGCCCCGACTGGCGGCCCGGCCAGCCGCTGCGGCCGGTGGTGGTCTTCTTCTATGGCGGCGGCTGGGATTCGGGGTCGCGGTCCCTGTACGGCTGGGCGGCCCAGGCGCTGGCGGCGCGCGGCTTCGTCGTGGCCCTGCCCGACTATCGGATCGTGCCCAATGTGGTCTTCCCGACCTTCATTGAGGACGCGGCGGCCGCGACGGCCAGGGTCGCCGAAGTCGTGGGGCAGTACGGCGGCGATCCGGCCCGACTGGCCGTCGCAGGACATTCGGCGGGAGCCCACCTGGCCATGATGATCGCCCTGGATCGCCGCTACATGGCCGCCGTCGGCAAGCCCGACCTGATCAGGGCGGCGGCGGGATTGGCGGGACCGTACGAGTTCCTGCCGTTCGACGTGCCGGCCTCGGTCAACGCCTTCGGTCGCGCGCCGGACCCGACCCTGACCCAGCCGGTGACCTTCGTGCGCGCCGACGCCCCGCCCCTGTGGTTGGGACACGGTACGGCCGACACGGTGGTCCACGACGAGGACACCGTCATCCTGAACCAGCGCATGCAGGACGTCGGCGGTCGGTCAGAGGCGAAACTCTATCCTGGCCTGGACCACGCCGACCTGATCGCGACCTTCTCGCCCCTGTTCCGCAAGAAGGCCCCGGTGCTCGACGACGTCTCGGCCTTCGTGCACCGCGAACTGGGCAGCTGACCGACGATCAGTAGATGTCGCGCCGGTATCGTCCGCCTTCGGACAGGGTGATCAGCGTCTCGCTGCCCAGGGCGCGCTCCAGCGCCGCGTGAACCCCTGTCGCCATACCCTCAAGGCTGCCGCAGACATAGATCGCCGCGCCGCGATCGACCCAGATCCGCACCGTTTCGGCGTGTTCGTCGATCAGGGCCTGCACATAGCGGCCGTCGTTGGCGTCGCGCGAGAAGGTTCGGTCCAGCCGCGTCAGCCGCCCATCCCCCAGCCAGGCCCGCAGATCGTCGTCGAAGAAGGCGTCATGCGCGCGGCTGCGCTCACCGAACATCAGCCAGGCCTCGGCCGAACCGACCGGCCGCTCGACCAGATGCGCCCGCAGGCCGGCGATGCCGGTCCCGTTGCCGATCAGGATGATCGGCGTCTTCGCATCGGCCCCGTGAAATCCGCTGTTCGTCCGTATACGGATCGGCACATCGCCACCGACCGCAGCGGTCTTCGCCAGCCAGCCCGACGCCAGACCCGGCGTCCCGTCCGGATGGTTCATCAACCGAACCAACAGCTCCAGCCCACCCTCGGAGGGCAGGGAGGCGATCGAATAGTCGCGGGCCGCCAGCGCGTCTCCGCCGTCCGGCCCCGGCACGCCGATCTCGGCGATGTCCCCCGCCCGCCAGTCGGGCAGGGCACCGACCGGAACCAGTCTCAGCCGCCACGCCTCGCCGCCCGGCCCGCCCGGATTGACCAGGGTCCGCGCCTCCAGCCGCCACGGCTGATAGGCCGCCGGGGTCCAGTCGGCGGCCGCATTCGATCCGGTCAGGGCGTTGAGCTGATGCTGCCACTGGCGGATGGCGTCGGGATCCGCGTCGTCGACCTCGACCATATCGAACAGGGGCTCGGCCCCCGATCGCTTCAGCCAGCCGTCCACCGCATGGGCGAACCCGCAATAGTCCTTGTAGCTGCGGTCCCCCAGCGCCAGCATCCCGTAGGTCATGTCCGGCAGGGTCGTCATCTCGCCCATCACCCGGCGCACCACGCGGGCCGCGCTGTCGGGCGCATCGCCCTCGCCGGTGGTCGCCACCACGAACAGGGCCCGCCGCGCCGCCTTCAGCATGAACAAGTCGAGTTCGGCGAACGAGACCACCATGGCCGTCTGCCCCGCGTCGGTCAGGGCTCGCGCCGTCATCCGCGCGAGGTCCTCGGCCATGCCGGTCTGGCTGGCATAGGCCACCAGGGTCGCCCCTTCGCCGGCCTCTGCCGCCAATCCTTCCGACCGCGCACGTTCGATCTTCCGTGTACGGATCACACCTGCGATGGTGATCAGGGTGAGCGCCAGCCATAGGGCCACCGCCGCCCCCGCTGCGGCCCAGGACATCGGATCGGTCGTGGTCACTGGATTGTCACCGGCCCGGTCGTCACCGCTCCGCTGGTCGCCGCCTCGTCCGTATCAACCAGCATGGCGGCGAACAGGGGGGTCATCCGCTCGATAGCCCCGCGCGGCGTCCGCTCGATGAAATGCGCGGCCAGTCCGAAGGCCTCTGCGAACTCCGGCCCCTCATACGGCCCCATGACGGTCAGGGCCGTGGCAAAGGCGTCCGCCTTCATCGCCGACGGATGCACCACCGTCACCGAGGCCAGGCCGTTGTCGATCGGCCGTCCGGTGCGGTTGTCCAGGGTGTGGGAGTAGCGCCGATCCCCGTGGATGAAGGCGCGGCGATAGTCGCCAGAGGTCGCCATCGCCACATCGACCATCGCCATCAGGGTGCGGGGCGAGGGGCTGCCGGGGGGCTGTTCGATCTCGACCCACCAGGGCTGGCCGTCCGGCTTGACGCCGCGTCCACGCAGCTCGCCGCCGATCTCGACCAGATGCGAGGTCGCCCCCAGCGCGGTCAGTCGCTCCGACACCCGGTCCACCGCGTGGCCCTTGGCGATGCCTGAGAAATCCAGCCGTATCCCGCCGACCTGCATCGCCCCCCGTGCCTCGCGGTTCATCCGCAAACCCTGCCAGCCGCCCAGGGCCTGGGCCGCCACGATCTCGTCCTCGGTCGGGACGGGGCTGTCGGCCGGGCGCGGACCCGCAGGCCCGAAACCCCACAGATCGACCAGGGCCCCGAGCGTCGGATCCACCGCGCCATTCGTGTCGTCGGCGATCTCCATCGACGCCTCGAGCACGGTCCAGAAGGTGGACGACAGGGCCCACAGTCCCGGCGGCGCGGCGTTGAACCGGCTGATCTCGCTGGTCGGCTCCCACGGGCTGAAGGTCGCGACGACGATGTCCAGCTCGGCCTGGACGGCGCCTTGCGTGGCGGTCGGATCGGCACCCGGCGGGGCGATGACGCGTGCGGACCAGGTGGTGCCCATGGTCTCGCCACCCATGACCCAGACGACGTCGGACGGCGGCTGGACCGGGGGCTCGGCCATCGGCGGGATCAGGACGCGCGTCTCCCCCCCGTCCTCGCCGGACGCGGCTTCGCCCCCGCCGAGGAAGACCGGCGGAGGCGCGCCTTTGGACCCCTGGCTCAGGGCAGGACCTCGAACACGGCGACATAGGACGCCGAGGCCACCGGCGGGCCTCCGCGTCCCATGCCTTCGGGCGCCGGGCCACCCGCGCGCCAGGCGGTGTTGATCCAGTACATTCCGGCCTCGGGCCAGGTGACGGTGAACTTGCCCTCGGCGTCGGTCTTGACCGTCATCTCCTCGGGATTGTCGCGGTAACGGATGCCGCCGCGCGCGATGGTGACCTCGGCGTCGGCCAGGGGATTGTTGTCGCGGATCAGCTGGAAGGTCGCGGCCTCACCGGCCACCACGTCCGTCGGATGGGTCACGGGGACCAGTTCGATCCCCACGCCGGTCGGCTGGAACACGGTCGTGGTCGGCTCCCCCAGGGTGGCGAAGGTCTCGATCCGGCTGGCGAAGGGGGCCGAGACCACGTCGGTGGCACCGGCGGGAACATTGGCCGCCAGATCCGCCGCCTGGCCGCGCCAGCGTCCGGGTGTCCCGTTCAGGCTCCAGGTCGCCATCACGCCCGAGGACGCATTGGCGATCTTGTAGGTGCCGGGCTGGGTCAGGTGGACGTCGAAGGTCGAGCGATACTTGCCCTGCATCAGGTTCTCGGGGGCCACGGTCGAGCCGTCCGGCGCCGTCACCTTGACGTT
Encoded proteins:
- a CDS encoding AsmA family protein, which produces MRTRALVPAGARAGEWRDWVKANDPVYTSFRRPGLTEKVAGGVFLVLVAAIVIFLLLFDWNWLRGPIGRWASVKYDREVALQGDLDVRLFSWTPSVIINDLKFGGPAWFRDTDTANVGRIEASVRLRKLLGGQIEMPLLAIDRAEVNLIATEDGRQSWDLEPDKPDDGEGAKLPVIQRLVISGGHIVLDERKRGLTLDATVNARETANDGDAGFVLDGKGAINRSPLTLRIEGGPFINIRRDRPYHFTADLAGAGSRLTADGSVTRPFDLGQVQATLTLQGQDLANLYQLVGIALPNTPRYRISGALKRDDSHWTFNDFSGQVGASDLSGDISVETQGRLKVQAQLASQRLDINDLTAILGAKTQTSASGDNTTTVSSGVPGKLLPDATLAVDRLRTMDGTLTYRAASVKANDLDIRAVRLGADLEAGILNLDPVAFTFNRGSLNGTARINATRDIPYSAIDFRLSGYPLQSIVPVTNGSSPISGLALGRARLEGPGASIHRFAANSKGSISLVVPNGEMRSAFAELLGVNASAGLLRLLRGDQGRSPIRCAVADFNVSGGVARAQTLVIDTDVVLAKGSGTINLGDETLNLRIDGESKKPRLLRLWTPINVTGPLAQPRIGVDVGQMVAQGGLTAVLGAVVAPVAALFAFVDPGLAKDANCGALIAGAR
- a CDS encoding alpha/beta hydrolase, giving the protein MTRRGIFAGLGAVSLGGLVAACSPLGMLNTLGPRDRGVRRIARDLSYGDDPRQRFDLYGPDWRPGQPLRPVVVFFYGGGWDSGSRSLYGWAAQALAARGFVVALPDYRIVPNVVFPTFIEDAAAATARVAEVVGQYGGDPARLAVAGHSAGAHLAMMIALDRRYMAAVGKPDLIRAAAGLAGPYEFLPFDVPASVNAFGRAPDPTLTQPVTFVRADAPPLWLGHGTADTVVHDEDTVILNQRMQDVGGRSEAKLYPGLDHADLIATFSPLFRKKAPVLDDVSAFVHRELGS
- a CDS encoding sulfite reductase subunit alpha produces the protein MTTTDPMSWAAAGAAVALWLALTLITIAGVIRTRKIERARSEGLAAEAGEGATLVAYASQTGMAEDLARMTARALTDAGQTAMVVSFAELDLFMLKAARRALFVVATTGEGDAPDSAARVVRRVMGEMTTLPDMTYGMLALGDRSYKDYCGFAHAVDGWLKRSGAEPLFDMVEVDDADPDAIRQWQHQLNALTGSNAAADWTPAAYQPWRLEARTLVNPGGPGGEAWRLRLVPVGALPDWRAGDIAEIGVPGPDGGDALAARDYSIASLPSEGGLELLVRLMNHPDGTPGLASGWLAKTAAVGGDVPIRIRTNSGFHGADAKTPIILIGNGTGIAGLRAHLVERPVGSAEAWLMFGERSRAHDAFFDDDLRAWLGDGRLTRLDRTFSRDANDGRYVQALIDEHAETVRIWVDRGAAIYVCGSLEGMATGVHAALERALGSETLITLSEGGRYRRDIY
- a CDS encoding FAD:protein FMN transferase; this translates as MAEPPVQPPSDVVWVMGGETMGTTWSARVIAPPGADPTATQGAVQAELDIVVATFSPWEPTSEISRFNAAPPGLWALSSTFWTVLEASMEIADDTNGAVDPTLGALVDLWGFGPAGPRPADSPVPTEDEIVAAQALGGWQGLRMNREARGAMQVGGIRLDFSGIAKGHAVDRVSERLTALGATSHLVEIGGELRGRGVKPDGQPWWVEIEQPPGSPSPRTLMAMVDVAMATSGDYRRAFIHGDRRYSHTLDNRTGRPIDNGLASVTVVHPSAMKADAFATALTVMGPYEGPEFAEAFGLAAHFIERTPRGAIERMTPLFAAMLVDTDEAATSGAVTTGPVTIQ
- a CDS encoding DUF4198 domain-containing protein; translation: MTHFKTAAAAIALMAALAAPLSAQAHRQWILPSSTVLSGTDAWIGIDGGISNQVFVADHNAMRFDNVKVTAPDGSTVAPENLMQGKYRSTFDVHLTQPGTYKIANASSGVMATWSLNGTPGRWRGQAADLAANVPAGATDVVSAPFASRIETFATLGEPTTTVFQPTGVGIELVPVTHPTDVVAGEAATFQLIRDNNPLADAEVTIARGGIRYRDNPEEMTVKTDAEGKFTVTWPEAGMYWINTAWRAGGPAPEGMGRGGPPVASASYVAVFEVLP